The following are encoded in a window of Brevibacillus ruminantium genomic DNA:
- a CDS encoding VOC family protein: MIDRLDHLVLTVKDVEATCAFYEKVLGMTVVTFGGGRRALQFGRQKINLHQAGREFEPKADKPVPGSADLCLIASVPLEQVVAHLEACGVPILEGPVDRTGAVGKIRSVYLRDPDQNLIEISVYIEV, encoded by the coding sequence ATGATAGATAGACTGGATCATCTTGTGCTTACTGTAAAGGACGTGGAGGCAACCTGTGCATTCTATGAAAAGGTGCTGGGCATGACGGTTGTGACGTTTGGCGGCGGGAGGAGGGCGCTGCAGTTTGGCCGGCAAAAGATAAATCTGCATCAGGCCGGGCGCGAGTTTGAACCCAAAGCCGACAAGCCTGTTCCGGGCTCCGCCGACCTTTGTTTGATTGCGTCGGTTCCGTTGGAGCAGGTTGTCGCGCATCTGGAGGCGTGCGGCGTCCCGATTTTGGAAGGGCCGGTAGACAGGACAGGAGCGGTCGGGAAAATCCGCTCGGTCTATCTGCGCGATCCCGATCAGAATTTAATTGAAATATCTGTTTACATAGAGGTCTAG
- a CDS encoding NAD(P)H-dependent flavin oxidoreductase yields the protein MWTGNEVTSRLGIDLPIIQAGMAGGTTTPQLVAAVSQAGGLGTLGAGYMSGEQIRTAIRAIRELTDKPFGVNLFIPEEATGKSAPGEAVRQIMNETRRRLGIPEDPEFGKVAEPFEEQMAAVLEEQVPVFSFTFGLLDKRWMAECKQRGIAVIGTATTVREGAALEASGVDMVVAQGSEAGGHRGSFLPDSPNNLVGLMALVPQMADRLSIPVIAAGGIMDGRGIAAAFMLGAQAAQLGTAFLLTEESGAHRLHKQAVLSSSDEETVLTTAFSGKAARGVTNEFMQLLAPFAEEIPAYPVQNAMTRDIRQAATKQERSEFLSMWAGQSGALGRAISAEQLMRKLVEETEELLGKR from the coding sequence ATGTGGACCGGTAATGAAGTGACAAGCAGATTGGGAATCGACCTGCCGATCATCCAGGCGGGAATGGCAGGGGGAACGACGACTCCACAGCTGGTTGCAGCCGTCTCTCAGGCTGGCGGACTGGGCACGCTGGGAGCGGGCTACATGAGCGGCGAGCAGATTCGCACAGCGATCCGCGCCATCCGCGAGCTGACTGACAAGCCTTTTGGCGTCAATCTGTTCATTCCCGAGGAAGCGACAGGCAAATCTGCACCGGGCGAAGCAGTCCGGCAGATCATGAATGAGACGAGGCGCCGCCTGGGCATCCCGGAAGACCCCGAGTTCGGGAAGGTCGCTGAGCCCTTCGAGGAGCAGATGGCTGCTGTGTTGGAAGAGCAGGTGCCTGTGTTCAGCTTTACCTTTGGTCTTTTGGATAAAAGGTGGATGGCTGAGTGCAAGCAGCGCGGCATCGCCGTTATCGGGACAGCCACGACGGTACGGGAAGGCGCCGCCTTGGAAGCAAGCGGCGTTGACATGGTAGTAGCCCAAGGAAGTGAAGCAGGGGGGCATCGCGGTTCGTTTTTGCCGGATTCGCCGAACAACCTGGTCGGCTTGATGGCACTGGTGCCGCAAATGGCGGACCGGCTGTCCATTCCGGTCATTGCCGCAGGCGGCATCATGGACGGCAGAGGAATCGCCGCAGCGTTCATGCTGGGAGCGCAGGCCGCTCAGCTTGGTACAGCTTTTCTCCTGACGGAAGAGAGCGGTGCCCATCGTTTGCACAAGCAGGCTGTACTGTCGTCCAGCGACGAGGAGACGGTCCTGACCACGGCCTTTTCCGGAAAAGCGGCCCGCGGCGTGACCAATGAATTCATGCAGCTGCTCGCTCCTTTTGCAGAAGAAATACCTGCGTATCCGGTGCAAAACGCGATGACCCGCGATATTCGCCAGGCCGCAACCAAGCAGGAGAGAAGCGAATTTCTCTCGATGTGGGCGGGGCAGTCCGGGGCACTTGGCAGAGCGATCAGCGCGGAGCAGCTAATGCGCAAACTGGTGGAAGAGACGGAAGAATTGCTGGGAAAACGGTGA
- a CDS encoding carbohydrate ABC transporter permease encodes MRTWMYRRNVIPHMLLTVYVLVTLYPLVWLTLSSLKTPREITESPWGLPSSLQWQNYVEAWKTAKVSTYFFNSLYISTISCILIVIIGSAAAFAITRMNFPRLSNWVYQFFLLGLVVPGGALLIPLYRLLQEMKLIDTHLSLILINATFALPVTIFILSAFMKAIPRELEEAAIVDGLGAFGLFVRIILPVTMPAIVTVFILNFINVWNEFIMALLFLSKEKLRTLPVGMSVFKDAFQTNYALLSAAVMYSVVPVVIVYLFLQRKIIEGVTAGSVKG; translated from the coding sequence ATGCGCACCTGGATGTACCGCCGGAATGTCATTCCCCACATGCTTTTGACTGTATACGTCCTCGTCACCTTGTATCCGCTCGTCTGGCTGACGCTCTCGTCATTGAAGACGCCTCGGGAAATTACGGAAAGCCCCTGGGGGCTGCCGTCGTCTCTTCAGTGGCAAAACTACGTGGAAGCGTGGAAAACGGCGAAAGTAAGCACCTACTTCTTCAACAGCCTGTACATCAGCACGATCTCCTGCATTTTGATCGTCATCATCGGCTCGGCTGCGGCCTTCGCCATCACCCGGATGAACTTTCCACGGTTGAGCAACTGGGTCTACCAGTTTTTCCTGCTCGGTCTTGTCGTTCCGGGCGGGGCGCTGCTCATCCCTCTCTACAGGCTGCTGCAAGAGATGAAGCTGATCGACACGCACTTGTCCCTGATTTTGATCAATGCTACCTTTGCTCTCCCCGTCACGATATTTATTCTGTCAGCTTTTATGAAGGCAATCCCGCGCGAGCTGGAGGAAGCGGCGATCGTAGACGGCTTGGGCGCGTTCGGATTGTTTGTCCGGATTATCCTTCCCGTGACGATGCCGGCGATCGTGACCGTATTTATTCTCAACTTTATCAACGTGTGGAACGAATTTATCATGGCATTGCTGTTTCTCTCCAAGGAAAAGCTGCGAACCCTTCCGGTGGGCATGTCCGTATTCAAGGATGCGTTTCAGACAAATTATGCGCTGTTGTCCGCGGCGGTCATGTACAGCGTCGTGCCCGTCGTGATTGTCTACCTCTTTTTACAGCGAAAAATCATTGAGGGGGTGACGGCAGGCAGCGTGAAAGGATAA
- a CDS encoding extracellular solute-binding protein — MKQAMKHAWKRAGALLLMSSLLVVAACSSGGGASTSTQPQAPAGSTTPADNSGSAVKKDVTLSLRHTQIKETSKKRLKILEDVVKKTEENNPGLKIELEGMDENVNRDQKLKAEMAAGNPPKIFEMFGGADTKLYVKAGRLLDLTDFLTESGLKDKFVNLEEFTVDGRVYGLPIGGYAEGFFYNKKLFAELGLSVPKTWDEFIAVNEKLKAAGKVPLALAAKDGWVNAMLFNTILERNAGMAAIEGLVNGTHKWTDPESVKALSDYASLVNADYFTKGALGLPYSDQGAQFLRGEAGMVFTGSWDATRYSGDEAGDLKGQIGFFPFPAISGGKGDQTSINAGYSNGFGFSKELTEEQKQMVYAFIKEHFNEEVEKRMLVEDRVLPSMKLSDLSGADQLITEVIQTINNASSTWRAYDAVVQPPVKLAVENSLQELIGKVKTPEQVAERLQKEQDKANQSK, encoded by the coding sequence ATGAAACAGGCAATGAAACATGCATGGAAACGGGCGGGAGCCCTGCTGTTGATGTCATCTCTGTTGGTCGTCGCCGCCTGTAGCAGCGGCGGCGGTGCCAGCACAAGCACGCAGCCGCAGGCGCCGGCAGGTTCGACAACACCTGCAGACAATTCTGGAAGCGCTGTCAAAAAAGATGTCACTCTTTCACTCAGGCATACGCAAATCAAGGAGACAAGCAAGAAGAGACTGAAAATTCTGGAGGATGTCGTCAAAAAGACAGAAGAAAATAATCCGGGTCTCAAAATCGAGCTGGAAGGCATGGATGAAAACGTCAACCGCGATCAAAAGCTGAAGGCGGAGATGGCGGCAGGGAATCCCCCGAAAATCTTCGAGATGTTTGGCGGGGCCGATACGAAGCTGTACGTCAAGGCGGGACGACTGCTTGATTTGACCGATTTTCTGACCGAATCGGGCTTGAAGGACAAGTTTGTCAATCTGGAGGAGTTCACGGTCGACGGCCGCGTCTACGGTCTGCCGATAGGCGGGTATGCCGAAGGATTTTTCTACAATAAAAAGCTGTTTGCCGAGCTGGGTCTCAGCGTGCCGAAGACCTGGGATGAATTTATCGCCGTGAACGAGAAGCTGAAAGCGGCTGGCAAAGTGCCGCTTGCACTGGCGGCCAAGGACGGCTGGGTCAACGCGATGCTGTTCAACACGATACTGGAACGAAATGCAGGGATGGCGGCAATTGAAGGATTGGTCAACGGCACTCACAAGTGGACTGATCCGGAAAGCGTGAAGGCACTATCTGACTACGCTTCTCTAGTGAATGCCGACTACTTTACCAAAGGGGCGCTCGGCCTGCCATACTCCGATCAGGGAGCCCAGTTCCTGCGAGGAGAGGCCGGCATGGTCTTTACCGGAAGCTGGGATGCGACTCGCTACAGCGGCGACGAGGCAGGCGATCTGAAAGGGCAGATCGGTTTCTTCCCCTTCCCGGCGATCAGCGGAGGCAAGGGGGATCAGACCTCGATCAACGCCGGTTACTCCAATGGCTTCGGCTTCTCCAAAGAGCTGACCGAGGAGCAGAAACAGATGGTCTATGCCTTTATCAAGGAGCATTTCAACGAAGAGGTGGAAAAACGGATGCTGGTGGAGGACCGGGTGCTTCCGTCGATGAAGCTGAGCGATCTGTCCGGTGCCGACCAATTGATTACCGAGGTTATTCAGACGATCAACAACGCCAGCAGCACCTGGAGAGCGTATGATGCCGTCGTGCAGCCTCCGGTCAAGCTCGCTGTGGAAAATTCTCTGCAGGAGCTGATCGGCAAGGTGAAAACGCCGGAGCAGGTAGCAGAGCGCCTGCAAAAAGAGCAGGACAAGGCGAATCAGAGCAAATAA
- a CDS encoding cache domain-containing sensor histidine kinase, with amino-acid sequence MLRNLRHKLIIAFIGFIIIPLCLLGTVTYFLSQNAIQKRYGEHTEETLKALGRNLQYVLSEINNVSDAGITSPALQPFLTASATSDANELLETNEAEMALRRVFFIHPAVQYVALYRLDGRMFKTFRPQGQTIPYQTFIRHPIVGQAIEKNGHPVWIGPYEQPDLSANDRVFTQVRLVKEMNTFDNRAILLMEVKIGELHRMFSQTPLTYRQNGRYLIASKQGMVLYDSRMELGGTNLLKSAPFQPDIEYQSYRGILQDEDSLFSVYKLPASEWYLVSVASWASVSHDSTTIARWVGGVLLLSLIAALLFNMLFVNRITRTIIQIVRLMKRAERGDLTVRAKLSGNDELTRLSGGFNSMVGTIQHLLEEVKREQERKKRAELALLQAQIHPHFLFNTLESINVLAIQNEGQKVSQMIYRLGNILRISISDREHIPIRRELEHLRSYLEIQSFRFENLFSYEIQIPTHLYEYSILKLTLQPLVENSIQHGFEGINRTGFISITAEERQGSIVLTIRDNGKGMTADQLALLAESGMANQTGMQAKTAAGGRLVWAHKAANVSPQGRMDRRGLGVANVADRIRISYGKAYGLFLCSMPGEGTTVRCVIPKYSQEELHEAERHAGG; translated from the coding sequence ATGCTTCGTAATCTGCGCCATAAACTGATTATTGCGTTTATCGGATTTATCATCATTCCGCTCTGCCTGCTGGGGACGGTTACGTATTTTCTCTCGCAAAACGCCATTCAAAAGCGCTACGGGGAGCATACGGAAGAGACGCTGAAGGCTTTGGGCAGAAATCTCCAGTATGTTCTGTCAGAAATTAACAATGTCTCTGATGCCGGGATCACGAGTCCTGCCCTGCAGCCGTTTCTCACTGCCAGCGCGACCTCGGACGCCAACGAGCTGTTGGAGACAAACGAAGCGGAGATGGCGCTGCGCCGCGTTTTTTTCATCCACCCGGCCGTTCAGTACGTAGCGTTGTATCGGCTCGATGGGCGCATGTTCAAAACCTTCCGTCCGCAGGGGCAGACGATCCCGTATCAGACATTTATCCGGCACCCGATTGTTGGGCAGGCCATCGAGAAAAACGGACACCCTGTGTGGATAGGTCCGTATGAACAGCCTGATCTGAGCGCAAACGACAGGGTTTTCACGCAGGTGCGCCTCGTCAAAGAGATGAACACCTTTGACAACAGGGCGATTCTTCTGATGGAAGTGAAAATAGGGGAGCTGCACCGGATGTTTTCCCAGACGCCTCTGACCTATCGGCAAAACGGTCGTTACCTGATCGCCAGCAAACAGGGGATGGTCCTGTACGATTCGCGAATGGAATTGGGCGGTACCAACCTGCTGAAATCCGCTCCGTTCCAGCCAGACATAGAGTATCAAAGCTATCGGGGAATACTGCAGGACGAGGACAGCCTTTTTTCTGTCTACAAGCTCCCGGCGAGCGAATGGTACCTCGTTTCCGTCGCTTCCTGGGCTTCTGTCTCCCATGACAGTACGACGATTGCCCGGTGGGTCGGCGGGGTCTTGCTGCTCTCGCTGATCGCCGCGCTCCTGTTTAACATGCTGTTCGTCAACAGGATTACCCGGACGATTATTCAGATCGTGCGCTTGATGAAACGGGCCGAGCGCGGGGATCTTACGGTTCGGGCAAAGCTGTCCGGCAATGATGAGCTGACAAGGCTGTCCGGAGGGTTCAACAGCATGGTCGGGACCATCCAGCATCTGCTGGAGGAGGTGAAACGGGAGCAGGAGCGTAAAAAACGGGCGGAGCTTGCGCTGCTTCAGGCACAAATTCACCCGCACTTTCTGTTTAACACGCTGGAGTCGATCAATGTGCTGGCGATCCAGAACGAAGGGCAAAAGGTAAGCCAGATGATTTACCGGCTGGGCAATATTCTTCGCATCAGCATCAGTGACCGTGAGCATATCCCGATCAGGCGGGAGCTGGAGCATTTGCGCAGCTATTTGGAAATTCAGTCGTTCCGGTTTGAAAATTTATTTTCGTACGAGATCCAGATACCGACTCACTTGTATGAATACTCCATCCTCAAGCTGACCTTGCAGCCGCTGGTGGAGAACAGCATCCAGCACGGCTTTGAAGGGATCAACCGGACCGGATTCATCTCCATCACCGCAGAAGAGCGGCAGGGATCGATCGTTCTTACGATCCGCGACAACGGCAAAGGAATGACCGCAGATCAATTAGCCCTGCTGGCTGAGTCCGGCATGGCAAATCAAACGGGAATGCAGGCAAAGACAGCGGCAGGCGGCCGCCTCGTATGGGCCCATAAGGCGGCGAACGTCTCACCACAGGGACGAATGGACCGCCGGGGGCTGGGCGTGGCCAATGTAGCGGACCGGATACGTATCTCCTATGGAAAGGCGTACGGACTCTTTCTGTGCAGCATGCCGGGCGAAGGAACGACGGTGCGGTGCGTGATTCCGAAGTACAGTCAGGAGGAGTTGCATGAAGCTGAACGTCATGCTGGTGGATGA
- a CDS encoding response regulator: MKLNVMLVDDEIHILKNLNMVIPWELLDMQVVSLAQNGAEAWAAFQEHRPDLILSDIRMPIMDGVSLVKEIREAGEPCEVILLTGFTDFEYTRSAIRYGVKDYIVKPINYQELHEVIERVGGEIRQRKQARSMEEKVWREFTELSKQKYLFDALMGQAAGHCHYTITGKTQAWGERYAVLVADLDDYPQLARHWSHEERNLWNFSVQNVLRDCFARVAGNASGLVLTMREGEWCLLALRESPLEEAEIGCWASCLQKAISEHLSFSLSVGYYTEIVTVPELSEVYQQVKKAIHFDLAHREQAIFAARPDTSRKGAAEYGWWSVLEELLSGLKRHDMASIKRTLSRMRDDLQPSSRYSLTRTEQILRYYLLHLVREMKDMQIITGQLEELVWMKLERAQGIRELLQVIHQVLEDSIRESVKKKTGDVLMIGAMEYIQKHLTRDLSVEEVAGQLGISSSYFSLLFKQHTRLTFVEYLTQQRMERARFLLSMSGKTIHEISREVGYPDRRYFSKVFQKNTGLTPSEYREQAVQKE, encoded by the coding sequence ATGAAGCTGAACGTCATGCTGGTGGATGACGAGATTCATATTCTGAAAAATTTGAACATGGTCATTCCGTGGGAGCTGCTGGACATGCAGGTCGTCTCCCTGGCGCAAAACGGGGCAGAAGCATGGGCTGCCTTTCAGGAGCATCGGCCGGATCTGATTTTGTCCGATATCCGCATGCCGATCATGGATGGGGTCTCGCTGGTGAAGGAAATTCGCGAGGCGGGCGAGCCGTGCGAGGTGATCTTGCTGACCGGCTTTACCGATTTTGAGTATACCCGCTCGGCGATCCGCTATGGGGTCAAGGATTACATCGTCAAACCGATCAACTATCAGGAGCTGCATGAGGTAATCGAGAGAGTAGGCGGAGAAATACGTCAGCGCAAGCAGGCACGTTCCATGGAGGAAAAGGTGTGGCGGGAGTTTACCGAGCTTTCCAAGCAAAAGTACCTGTTCGATGCGTTGATGGGGCAAGCGGCAGGGCATTGCCATTACACGATCACAGGGAAAACCCAGGCGTGGGGGGAGAGGTATGCAGTACTCGTCGCCGATCTGGACGATTACCCGCAGCTCGCGCGTCACTGGAGCCATGAGGAGCGCAACCTGTGGAATTTTTCCGTGCAAAACGTGCTGCGCGACTGCTTTGCCCGGGTTGCGGGAAATGCGAGTGGCTTGGTTCTGACAATGCGCGAGGGCGAATGGTGTCTGTTGGCGTTAAGGGAAAGCCCCTTGGAGGAAGCGGAAATAGGCTGCTGGGCAAGCTGCTTGCAAAAGGCGATCTCCGAGCACCTCTCTTTTTCACTCAGTGTCGGCTATTATACGGAAATCGTTACCGTACCGGAGCTTTCCGAAGTGTATCAACAGGTGAAAAAAGCGATTCACTTCGATCTCGCACACCGTGAGCAGGCTATTTTTGCCGCCAGGCCGGACACATCGCGAAAGGGCGCCGCTGAGTACGGCTGGTGGAGCGTTCTCGAAGAGCTGTTGTCCGGTTTGAAACGGCATGACATGGCTTCGATCAAACGGACGCTATCCCGCATGCGCGATGACCTGCAGCCTTCGTCCAGGTATTCGCTTACGCGGACGGAACAAATCCTGCGCTATTACTTGCTCCATCTGGTACGGGAGATGAAGGACATGCAGATCATCACCGGACAGCTGGAGGAGCTGGTCTGGATGAAGCTGGAGCGGGCGCAAGGGATCAGGGAGCTTTTGCAGGTCATTCACCAGGTCCTGGAAGACAGCATTCGGGAAAGCGTAAAAAAGAAGACCGGCGACGTGTTGATGATCGGAGCCATGGAATACATTCAAAAGCACCTCACCCGCGATTTGAGCGTAGAAGAGGTGGCCGGGCAGCTCGGCATCAGCTCCAGCTACTTCAGTCTTTTGTTCAAGCAGCATACGCGACTCACTTTTGTCGAGTATTTGACACAGCAGCGGATGGAGCGTGCCCGTTTTCTCCTGTCCATGAGCGGAAAAACCATTCATGAAATCAGCCGGGAAGTGGGCTATCCAGACCGGCGGTATTTTTCCAAGGTATTTCAAAAAAACACCGGACTTACGCCGTCGGAATACCGCGAGCAGGCAGTACAAAAAGAATGA
- a CDS encoding NUDIX hydrolase, with amino-acid sequence MTDGINRGVGKTVAEVEAVLGKHRPGIMGEQNFSRFSVLIPLVKGEDGQLSVLFEKRAATMRRQAGEICFPGGRIDPEDASEWDAARRETSEELGLPLERIRYAGTLDTLVTPAACIYPFVGLLDSLEELHPNPAEVGEVFLVPLATLLATSPDIYLAKMRVEPGPDYPYHLIPGGEGYPWRFGSVSHYFYQLEGRIVWGMTARILTHFIDLLRGENE; translated from the coding sequence ATGACGGACGGAATAAACAGAGGGGTAGGAAAAACAGTTGCCGAAGTGGAAGCAGTTCTTGGAAAGCACAGGCCGGGGATTATGGGAGAACAGAATTTCTCCCGCTTCAGCGTACTGATCCCTTTGGTAAAAGGGGAAGACGGACAATTGTCTGTGCTGTTTGAAAAACGGGCCGCAACGATGCGAAGACAGGCCGGGGAAATCTGTTTTCCCGGCGGCCGGATTGATCCGGAGGACGCGTCCGAGTGGGATGCTGCACGCAGGGAAACGAGTGAGGAGCTGGGACTGCCGCTGGAGCGCATTCGCTACGCCGGTACACTGGATACGCTGGTCACTCCTGCTGCCTGCATATACCCTTTTGTCGGCTTGCTTGATTCCTTGGAGGAGCTGCATCCGAATCCCGCTGAGGTAGGCGAAGTGTTTTTGGTGCCGCTTGCCACACTGCTTGCGACAAGCCCTGACATTTACCTGGCGAAAATGCGGGTAGAGCCGGGGCCGGATTACCCGTACCACCTCATACCGGGCGGAGAAGGGTATCCGTGGCGGTTTGGCTCTGTCTCCCACTACTTCTACCAGCTGGAGGGACGGATCGTGTGGGGGATGACTGCACGGATTCTGACTCATTTTATCGATTTGCTTCGAGGGGAAAACGAGTAG
- a CDS encoding carbohydrate ABC transporter permease, which produces MNNVLTRPWLFFMFLLPAIGLYVIFMGIPLVQSLYYAFFQWDGVTEKTFVGLDNFAGLLEDEVFRRSFFNNVSFILFSTFISMPIIVVVALLLSQVRRFQTFYRTGVFLPTVLSTAVVGVLWLYIYHPDAGLLNNFLRLLHLDSLTQYWLSDPKWAMISVLVANAWQWTGFYVVLVLAAILGVPRELTEAAEIDGANVWQKTWYITLPLIRPVLVVIFLLNVSGSMKALDIIMVMTEGGPFQTTDVLATYMVTKAFREYEYGYGSAIAVVIFLLTLLFAWIIQRANKKEQEVEL; this is translated from the coding sequence ATGAACAACGTGTTGACAAGGCCGTGGCTTTTTTTTATGTTTTTGCTACCAGCAATTGGATTGTACGTTATATTTATGGGAATCCCGCTGGTGCAGTCTCTCTATTATGCCTTTTTTCAATGGGACGGCGTGACGGAGAAGACATTCGTCGGACTGGACAACTTCGCCGGGCTGCTTGAGGATGAGGTATTTCGACGCTCCTTTTTCAACAACGTCTCCTTCATCCTGTTCAGCACCTTCATCTCCATGCCGATCATCGTAGTTGTCGCTCTGCTCTTGAGCCAGGTGAGACGATTTCAAACCTTTTACCGTACCGGCGTCTTTCTCCCGACCGTTCTCTCCACGGCGGTGGTAGGGGTCCTGTGGCTCTATATTTACCATCCGGACGCCGGGCTGCTGAACAACTTTTTGCGTTTGCTTCACCTTGACTCTCTGACACAGTATTGGCTCTCGGACCCGAAGTGGGCGATGATCAGCGTCTTGGTCGCCAACGCCTGGCAATGGACCGGTTTTTACGTCGTGCTTGTCCTGGCTGCCATACTCGGAGTGCCGCGGGAACTGACGGAGGCGGCGGAGATTGACGGGGCGAATGTATGGCAAAAAACGTGGTATATCACGCTGCCGCTGATCCGGCCCGTCCTGGTGGTTATCTTTTTGCTCAATGTTTCCGGCTCGATGAAGGCGCTCGACATCATCATGGTGATGACGGAAGGCGGGCCATTCCAGACGACAGATGTTCTGGCCACCTACATGGTCACGAAGGCATTTCGGGAATACGAATACGGCTATGGAAGCGCGATTGCCGTCGTGATCTTTCTGCTCACGCTGCTGTTTGCCTGGATCATTCAGCGGGCCAACAAAAAAGAGCAGGAGGTGGAGCTCTGA
- a CDS encoding DinB family protein: MSQNIINTAKSVRQIVLHQVQSIPEELFDVQPPQFNNTIRWNVGHIVFCLESFLSLGFSDVSRLPESYTALFNTGTKPSDWTATPPTKEELVQHLSEQLARIAEISPDKLEEPLKSPVEMGPLRFTTVGEVINFSIVHEAMHSSTISSLLKVVKYGK; the protein is encoded by the coding sequence ATGTCTCAAAACATTATCAACACGGCAAAATCTGTTCGCCAAATCGTACTGCACCAGGTTCAATCGATCCCGGAGGAGCTGTTCGATGTTCAACCTCCACAGTTTAACAACACGATCAGATGGAATGTCGGCCATATCGTCTTTTGTCTGGAATCCTTTCTCTCCCTGGGCTTCTCTGATGTGTCTCGCCTTCCGGAATCGTATACTGCTTTATTCAACACGGGGACGAAGCCGTCCGACTGGACTGCCACGCCTCCAACAAAGGAAGAGCTTGTCCAGCACTTGTCAGAGCAGCTTGCCCGCATCGCAGAGATATCTCCCGACAAGCTGGAGGAACCGCTGAAATCGCCTGTGGAAATGGGACCGCTGCGATTCACAACGGTCGGCGAGGTCATTAACTTTTCTATCGTCCATGAAGCGATGCATTCCTCAACCATTTCCTCCTTGCTGAAGGTAGTGAAATACGGGAAATAA